A single region of the Vibrio cyclitrophicus genome encodes:
- the purF gene encoding amidophosphoribosyltransferase produces MCGIVGIVGSTPVNQSIYDALTVLQHRGQDAAGICTIESNRFRLRKANGLVKDVFEAKHMQRLQGNVGIGHVRYPTAGSSSASEAQPFYVNSPFGITLAHNGNLTNANEVREKLFEKDRRHVNTTSDSEVLLNVLAHEIDTVKGNVTSDDVFRAVSNVHRTIRGAYAVTAMIIGHGMIAFRDPHGIRPLCLGKREVEGKTEYMVASESVALDAVGFDFMRDVAPGEAIYATFDGELFTKQCADNPQLNPCIFEFVYFARPDSFIDKISVYSARVEMGEMLGKRIKEEYADLDIDVVIPIPETSNDIALRIAQAIDKPYRQGFVKNRYVGRTFIMPGQQQRKKSVRRKLNAIRSEFKGKNVLLVDDSIVRGTTSEQIIEMARDSGASKVFMVSAAPEVRFPNVYGIDMPSATELIAHGRDNETICKQIGADALIFQTLPDLISAVGMGNQDISRFDTSVFNGEYVTGDIDQAYLDFLDSLRNDDSKVEREIQQDLANLELHNEGA; encoded by the coding sequence ATGTGTGGTATTGTTGGAATCGTGGGTTCAACACCTGTAAACCAGTCTATTTATGACGCTTTAACGGTATTGCAGCATCGTGGCCAAGATGCCGCTGGTATTTGTACCATAGAAAGCAATCGTTTCCGTCTACGTAAGGCGAACGGTTTAGTAAAAGATGTTTTTGAAGCAAAACACATGCAACGCCTCCAAGGTAACGTTGGTATTGGCCATGTTCGTTACCCGACAGCAGGTAGCTCAAGCGCGTCGGAAGCTCAGCCTTTCTACGTAAACTCGCCTTTTGGCATCACATTGGCTCACAACGGCAACCTAACGAACGCAAACGAAGTTCGTGAGAAGTTGTTCGAAAAAGACCGTCGTCATGTAAACACAACGTCTGACTCTGAAGTTCTACTGAACGTATTGGCTCATGAGATCGATACCGTTAAAGGTAACGTGACTTCTGATGATGTTTTCCGTGCTGTATCTAATGTACACCGCACGATTCGTGGTGCTTACGCAGTAACGGCAATGATCATCGGCCACGGTATGATCGCATTCCGTGACCCACATGGCATTCGTCCACTGTGTCTTGGCAAGCGTGAAGTTGAAGGTAAAACAGAGTACATGGTTGCGTCTGAGTCAGTAGCGTTAGACGCTGTTGGTTTTGATTTTATGCGCGACGTTGCTCCTGGTGAAGCTATCTACGCAACATTCGATGGTGAGCTTTTCACTAAACAATGTGCAGACAACCCACAACTAAACCCATGTATTTTTGAATTTGTTTATTTTGCTCGTCCTGATTCATTCATCGACAAAATCTCGGTTTACAGCGCTCGCGTTGAGATGGGTGAGATGCTAGGTAAGCGTATTAAAGAAGAGTACGCAGACCTAGACATTGACGTGGTTATTCCAATTCCTGAAACATCAAATGATATCGCGCTACGAATTGCTCAAGCAATTGATAAGCCATATCGTCAAGGTTTCGTGAAAAACCGCTACGTTGGTCGCACGTTTATTATGCCTGGTCAGCAACAACGTAAGAAGTCGGTTCGCCGTAAACTCAACGCGATTCGTTCTGAGTTTAAAGGTAAGAACGTTCTATTGGTTGATGACTCGATTGTTCGTGGTACAACATCAGAGCAGATTATTGAGATGGCTCGTGATTCTGGTGCAAGTAAAGTCTTCATGGTTTCTGCTGCTCCTGAGGTTCGTTTCCCGAACGTTTACGGCATCGATATGCCAAGCGCGACTGAGCTTATTGCTCATGGCCGTGACAACGAAACGATTTGTAAACAGATTGGCGCAGATGCTTTGATCTTCCAAACGCTACCAGACTTAATCTCTGCTGTAGGTATGGGTAATCAAGACATCTCTCGTTTTGATACTTCAGTATTCAACGGCGAGTATGTAACAGGCGATATCGACCAAGCGTACCTGGATTTCCTAGACTCTTTACGTAATGACGATTCAAAGGTTGAGCGTGAGATTCAACAAGATCTTGCTAACCTAGAGTTACATAACGAAGGCGCTTAG
- a CDS encoding CvpA family protein codes for MNWLDFVILGVIGFSAVISLVRGFAKEALSLVIWFGAFFIASQYYAKLAMYFTNIEDEMFRNGTAIAALFVATLVVGALVNYVIGQLVQKTGLSGTDRILGVVFGGLRGVLIVSAVLFFMDAFTAFPSSEWWENSQLVPEFSRIIAPFFEHLQATSSFLSGAL; via the coding sequence ATGAATTGGTTAGATTTTGTCATTTTAGGCGTGATCGGCTTCTCTGCCGTGATCAGTTTAGTTCGTGGTTTCGCTAAAGAAGCCTTGTCACTCGTAATTTGGTTTGGAGCATTTTTCATTGCTAGCCAGTACTACGCTAAATTAGCGATGTACTTCACCAATATCGAAGATGAGATGTTTCGAAACGGAACTGCGATAGCAGCATTGTTTGTTGCAACGTTAGTTGTTGGTGCCTTAGTTAACTATGTCATCGGTCAACTAGTTCAGAAAACAGGCCTGTCGGGTACAGACAGAATCCTTGGTGTCGTCTTTGGCGGTTTACGTGGTGTTCTGATTGTCTCAGCAGTGTTGTTTTTCATGGATGCGTTTACTGCATTCCCAAGTTCTGAGTGGTGGGAGAATTCGCAGTTGGTTCCGGAGTTTAGCCGAATCATTGCGCCATTCTTCGAGCATTTACAAGCAACATCTAGTTTCTTATCTGGCGCGCTCTAG
- a CDS encoding SPOR domain-containing protein — MASKFQSRLVGTIILVAIGVIVLPDVLDGKKLHYKEEFASIPIKPELDSNVEVFEVLDPVEDQIALPDSPVERVVESGVDDNSDTQTASVSEKEADKVAVVVKPVTEKNEYQDSAWIIQLMALKNADNAKNVVKDLQKRGYQAHTKQEKTFTRVIIGPDVSKSKLERQIKELEKITGSKGQLLKFKPLNP; from the coding sequence ATGGCAAGTAAATTCCAAAGCCGATTAGTCGGCACCATCATTTTAGTGGCCATTGGCGTGATTGTATTACCCGATGTGCTAGATGGTAAGAAGCTCCACTATAAAGAAGAGTTTGCAAGCATTCCGATTAAGCCTGAGCTTGATAGTAATGTTGAAGTGTTTGAAGTACTCGATCCCGTTGAAGATCAGATAGCGCTACCGGACTCCCCGGTTGAGCGAGTGGTCGAAAGCGGTGTCGATGATAATTCAGATACGCAAACGGCGTCGGTTTCTGAAAAAGAAGCAGACAAAGTAGCAGTGGTGGTTAAGCCAGTAACGGAAAAAAATGAATACCAAGACAGCGCTTGGATCATTCAATTGATGGCTTTAAAGAATGCTGACAACGCTAAAAACGTTGTTAAGGATTTACAGAAGCGTGGTTATCAAGCTCACACCAAGCAAGAAAAAACTTTTACGCGAGTAATTATTGGCCCGGATGTGTCTAAATCCAAACTTGAGCGACAAATTAAGGAATTAGAAAAAATTACGGGTTCAAAAGGTCAATTGCTCAAATTTAAACCGTTAAATCCATAA
- the folC gene encoding bifunctional tetrahydrofolate synthase/dihydrofolate synthase — protein MSQQPIPQATSSLEMWLDYLSNIHTSAIDLGLDRVQAVASKANLTKPAQHVITVAGTNGKGSTCALMEAILLDAGYSVGVYSSPHLIRYNERVRINGQDLSDEKMVQSFDFIEKERGEISLSFFEYGTLAALRAFQTEAVDVVLLEVGLGGRLDATNIVEHDVSVITSLAVDHVDWLGDDINVIGFEKAGIYRSGKPAICGQPKPPATVAAHADDIKAEFYQVGIQYTYDVDGDTWNWRSGAFQLESLPIPSLPLPNAATALMALGTSELSISDVNVVNGMKSAQLPGRMQQISEQPVIVLDVAHNPHSAEYFAQQVTKKYAGKNLHVVVAMLHDKDIPATLEVLAPIATHWYPASLQGPRAATAAELCQSLPEGVEQHSNPVAAFEAALASVKGDDVVLVVGSFHTVGEVLEHWQKKGN, from the coding sequence ATGAGTCAACAACCTATTCCTCAAGCCACATCCTCTTTGGAGATGTGGCTTGATTATTTATCAAACATCCACACAAGCGCTATTGATCTTGGATTAGACCGAGTTCAGGCCGTCGCCTCCAAGGCAAACCTCACCAAACCTGCTCAACATGTTATTACTGTTGCCGGAACCAATGGCAAAGGCTCAACATGTGCACTGATGGAAGCGATTCTATTGGACGCCGGTTATTCTGTTGGTGTCTACAGCTCTCCTCACTTAATTCGCTATAACGAACGTGTTCGTATCAACGGCCAAGATCTCTCTGATGAGAAGATGGTTCAGTCTTTCGATTTTATTGAGAAAGAACGTGGCGAAATCAGTCTTAGCTTTTTCGAATACGGCACCTTAGCCGCATTACGCGCATTTCAAACGGAAGCGGTAGATGTTGTGCTTTTAGAAGTGGGTTTGGGCGGGCGTTTAGACGCGACCAATATCGTTGAGCATGATGTTTCTGTAATTACTAGTTTAGCTGTCGACCATGTTGACTGGCTAGGTGATGACATCAATGTGATTGGCTTTGAGAAAGCGGGCATTTATCGTAGCGGTAAACCCGCTATCTGTGGTCAACCCAAGCCACCGGCTACGGTTGCAGCGCACGCTGATGACATTAAGGCTGAGTTCTACCAAGTCGGTATTCAATACACTTATGATGTTGACGGTGATACGTGGAACTGGCGCAGTGGTGCATTCCAACTAGAGTCGCTGCCTATTCCAAGCCTGCCGTTACCTAACGCTGCAACAGCGTTGATGGCATTGGGCACATCAGAGCTTAGTATTAGCGATGTGAACGTGGTTAACGGCATGAAGAGTGCGCAGCTTCCAGGGCGTATGCAGCAAATTAGCGAACAACCCGTGATTGTGCTTGATGTGGCGCACAACCCGCATTCTGCTGAATACTTTGCGCAGCAAGTTACGAAGAAGTATGCAGGTAAAAATTTACACGTTGTAGTCGCCATGCTTCATGACAAAGATATCCCAGCGACATTGGAAGTATTAGCGCCAATCGCAACTCATTGGTATCCAGCTTCATTGCAAGGGCCACGCGCAGCGACAGCCGCTGAACTGTGTCAAAGCCTACCCGAAGGCGTAGAGCAGCATTCAAACCCTGTCGCAGCGTTTGAAGCGGCTTTGGCTTCTGTTAAAGGCGACGATGTTGTGTTGGTTGTCGGTTCTTTCCATACCGTGGGTGAAGTGTTGGAGCATTGGCAGAAAAAAGGAAACTAA
- a CDS encoding acetyl-CoA carboxylase carboxyltransferase subunit beta, with protein sequence MSWLEKILEKSNIVTSRKASIPEGVWTKCTSCEQVLYHAELERNLEVCPKCDHHMRMKARRRLDTFLDKGERVELGADLEPQDKLKFKDSKRYKERISTAQKNSGETDALVAMKGELLGLPIVACAFEFSFMGGSMGSVVGARFVKAVDAAIENNCGLVCFSASGGARMQEALMSLMQMAKTSAALERLSAKGLPFVSVMTDPTMGGVSASLAMLGDINIGEPKALIGFAGRRVIEQTVREDLPEGFQRSEFLLDHGAIDMIVDRREMRQRVASLVAKMTNQPSPLVVSVNDSPNEATYEVPEAPEKG encoded by the coding sequence ATGAGTTGGCTTGAAAAGATTTTAGAAAAAAGCAACATCGTAACATCTCGTAAAGCGTCTATCCCTGAGGGTGTTTGGACTAAATGTACTTCTTGTGAGCAGGTTCTGTACCATGCTGAACTAGAGCGTAACCTAGAAGTATGTCCAAAATGTGACCATCACATGCGCATGAAAGCACGTCGTCGTCTGGATACATTCCTAGACAAAGGTGAGCGTGTTGAACTAGGTGCTGATCTTGAGCCACAAGACAAACTGAAGTTTAAAGACTCTAAGCGTTACAAAGAACGTATCTCTACTGCTCAAAAGAACAGTGGTGAGACAGATGCATTAGTTGCAATGAAAGGCGAACTGCTTGGTTTACCTATCGTAGCGTGTGCTTTTGAATTCTCATTCATGGGCGGTTCAATGGGTTCTGTTGTTGGTGCTCGCTTTGTGAAAGCAGTAGATGCAGCTATTGAAAACAACTGTGGTTTAGTGTGTTTCTCTGCAAGTGGTGGTGCACGTATGCAAGAGGCGCTTATGTCTCTAATGCAAATGGCGAAAACCAGTGCTGCGCTTGAGCGTTTATCTGCGAAAGGCCTACCGTTTGTTTCAGTCATGACTGATCCAACAATGGGTGGTGTTTCTGCAAGTTTGGCAATGCTTGGCGATATCAACATTGGTGAACCAAAAGCACTGATCGGTTTTGCTGGACGTCGTGTAATCGAACAAACGGTACGTGAAGACCTTCCTGAAGGTTTCCAACGCAGTGAGTTCCTACTAGACCACGGTGCTATCGACATGATCGTTGACCGTCGTGAGATGCGTCAGCGCGTTGCAAGCCTTGTTGCTAAAATGACCAACCAGCCTTCACCATTAGTAGTTTCTGTGAACGATTCACCGAATGAAGCTACTTATGAAGTACCAGAAGCGCCAGAAAAAGGGTAA
- the truA gene encoding tRNA pseudouridine(38-40) synthase TruA, translated as MKIALGIEYNGTHYFGWQRQRDVKSVQEELEKALSVVANHPVEVMCAGRTDAGVHGTGQVVHFETNVDRKMVAWTMGANANMPKDIAVRWATEVNEDFHARFSATARRYRYIIFNHALRPGILNSGVSHYHGHLDEKKMHEAGQYLLGENDFTSFRATHCQSRSPWRNMIHLNVTRHGHYIVIDIKANAFVHHMVRNITGSLIAVGKGEQKPEWIQWLLEAKDRKVAGATAKAEGLYLVDVDYPEHFELPREPIGPLFLPDNLN; from the coding sequence ATGAAAATTGCTTTAGGTATTGAATATAACGGTACCCACTACTTTGGTTGGCAGCGCCAACGAGACGTGAAAAGTGTCCAAGAAGAATTGGAAAAGGCTCTTTCAGTTGTCGCGAATCACCCTGTAGAAGTTATGTGCGCAGGTCGTACAGATGCCGGTGTTCACGGTACGGGACAAGTCGTTCACTTTGAAACTAATGTCGATCGTAAAATGGTGGCATGGACAATGGGCGCGAATGCCAACATGCCCAAAGATATTGCGGTTCGTTGGGCGACAGAAGTGAATGAGGATTTCCATGCTCGTTTCTCTGCTACTGCCCGCCGTTATCGCTACATTATCTTTAACCATGCACTACGCCCAGGTATTTTGAATTCAGGTGTGAGCCATTATCATGGTCATCTTGATGAGAAAAAAATGCATGAAGCGGGTCAGTACTTACTTGGTGAGAATGACTTCACTTCGTTTAGGGCAACACATTGTCAATCTCGTAGCCCATGGAGAAACATGATTCACTTGAACGTGACTCGTCATGGACACTACATTGTGATCGATATTAAAGCGAATGCGTTTGTTCACCACATGGTGAGGAATATTACTGGTAGCCTTATTGCCGTAGGTAAAGGTGAGCAGAAACCAGAGTGGATCCAGTGGCTTTTAGAAGCTAAAGATCGAAAAGTAGCTGGCGCAACTGCAAAAGCGGAAGGTTTGTATCTGGTGGATGTTGATTATCCTGAACATTTTGAGCTACCACGAGAGCCAATTGGTCCTCTATTTTTACCGGATAATTTGAACTAA